A window of the Flavobacterium sangjuense genome harbors these coding sequences:
- the mutS gene encoding DNA mismatch repair protein MutS, whose amino-acid sequence MAAKETSTKETPLMKQYNEIKRKYPDACLLFRVGDFYETFGEDAIRASKILGIVLTKRGAGSETETALAGFPHHSLNTYLPKLVKAGLRVAICDQLEDPKMTKTIVKRGVTELITPGVSMNDEVLQSRSNNFLASVYFGKKQLGVSFLDVSTGEFLTAQGNEEYIDKLLQNFSPSEVLIQKNNRNQFKEIFGERFNVFYLEDWVYKEDYALETLNNHFQTKSLKGFGIEELLDGIIASGAILFYLSETQHNKVQHITNIQRIAEDAYVWMDRFTIRNLELYHSHSQNAVTLLDVIDKTLSPMGSRLLKRWLALPLKDIHKIRSRHEVVSYLKENLEILQKMQYQIKQISDLERLISKVATGKISPREVIYLKESLDAIIPIKTIALESKQEAVRVIGDSLHSCDLLREKIKTTLNQDAPVAIAKGNAIASGVHSELDELRSIAFSGKEYLDGIEKRESELTGISSLKISFNNVFGYYIEVRNTHKDKVPTEWIRKQTLVNAERYITEELKEYETKILGAEEKIHQIESQLFEQLVSWIATYIKQVQLNANLIGQLDCLISFAQLAIENDYVCPLLDETFELEIINGRHPVIEKQLPVGVPYVPNDVFLDRESQQLIMITGPNMSGKSAILRQTALIVLLAQMGSFVPAEKVRMGIVDKIFTRVGASDNISMGESTFMVEMNETASILNNISDRSLVLLDEIGRGTSTYDGISIAWAIAEFLHENPARPKTLFATHYHELNEMSELLPRIKNYNVSVKELKDTVLFIRKLVAGGSAHSFGIHVAKMAGMPQTVIQKAQKLLKKLEKNHSSESLSGIKSAKDEMQLNIFNLDDPLLEEIREDIMNLDINTLTPIEALMKLNELKRMLQKK is encoded by the coding sequence TTGGCGGCCAAAGAAACTTCGACGAAAGAAACTCCATTAATGAAGCAATACAACGAGATAAAAAGAAAGTATCCCGATGCGTGTTTGTTATTTAGAGTAGGAGATTTTTACGAAACTTTTGGAGAAGATGCTATTCGGGCTTCTAAAATTCTTGGAATTGTTTTAACCAAGCGTGGTGCGGGAAGCGAAACCGAAACGGCTTTAGCGGGTTTTCCACATCATTCTTTAAATACCTATTTGCCAAAATTGGTAAAAGCCGGACTTCGTGTAGCGATTTGCGACCAGCTCGAAGATCCAAAGATGACCAAAACGATTGTTAAACGTGGCGTTACAGAATTGATTACGCCCGGAGTTTCAATGAACGATGAGGTTTTACAATCCAGGTCTAATAACTTTTTGGCTTCGGTTTATTTTGGTAAAAAGCAATTAGGTGTTTCGTTTCTTGATGTTTCTACGGGTGAATTTTTAACAGCACAAGGCAACGAAGAGTATATTGATAAGTTGCTGCAGAATTTTAGTCCGAGTGAGGTTTTAATTCAAAAAAACAACCGAAATCAATTCAAGGAAATATTCGGAGAAAGATTCAATGTTTTTTATCTCGAAGATTGGGTTTACAAAGAAGATTACGCTTTAGAGACATTAAACAATCATTTTCAAACCAAATCCTTAAAAGGTTTTGGAATTGAAGAGTTGCTCGATGGCATTATAGCTTCAGGTGCAATTTTATTTTATTTATCTGAAACGCAGCATAATAAAGTCCAGCATATCACCAATATTCAAAGAATTGCAGAAGATGCTTATGTTTGGATGGATAGATTTACCATTCGGAATTTAGAATTATATCATAGCCATTCTCAAAATGCGGTTACCCTTTTGGATGTGATTGATAAAACGCTTTCACCAATGGGTTCAAGATTGTTGAAGCGTTGGTTGGCCTTACCTTTGAAAGACATTCACAAAATTAGAAGCCGCCATGAAGTTGTTTCTTATTTAAAGGAAAATTTAGAAATTCTTCAGAAAATGCAATACCAAATCAAGCAAATTTCCGATTTGGAACGTTTGATTTCTAAAGTGGCAACCGGGAAAATTTCTCCGCGGGAAGTTATTTATCTCAAAGAATCCTTAGATGCGATCATTCCAATAAAAACAATTGCTTTAGAAAGTAAACAGGAAGCAGTTCGGGTTATTGGCGATAGTCTGCATTCGTGTGATTTGCTTCGCGAAAAAATAAAAACGACTTTAAATCAGGATGCACCAGTGGCTATTGCCAAAGGAAATGCGATTGCTAGCGGAGTTCATTCCGAATTAGACGAATTGCGAAGTATTGCCTTTTCAGGAAAAGAATATTTGGACGGCATTGAAAAGCGAGAATCAGAGCTAACAGGAATTTCTTCTTTGAAGATTTCTTTTAATAATGTTTTTGGCTATTATATAGAAGTCCGAAATACACATAAAGATAAAGTTCCGACGGAATGGATTAGAAAGCAGACTTTAGTAAATGCTGAAAGATACATTACAGAAGAATTAAAAGAATACGAAACTAAAATTCTTGGTGCGGAAGAAAAAATCCATCAAATAGAAAGTCAGTTATTCGAACAATTGGTCAGTTGGATTGCGACTTATATTAAACAAGTTCAATTGAATGCCAATTTAATTGGTCAGTTGGATTGCCTGATTTCATTCGCGCAATTGGCCATTGAAAATGATTATGTGTGTCCACTTCTTGATGAAACATTTGAATTAGAAATTATAAATGGTCGTCATCCGGTTATAGAAAAGCAATTGCCTGTTGGTGTTCCCTATGTCCCAAATGATGTTTTTCTGGATAGAGAATCGCAACAGCTTATTATGATTACCGGGCCAAATATGTCTGGGAAGTCGGCAATTTTGAGACAAACGGCGTTGATTGTGCTTTTGGCCCAAATGGGAAGTTTTGTTCCAGCTGAAAAAGTCAGAATGGGAATTGTAGACAAAATTTTTACACGAGTAGGAGCAAGCGATAATATTTCGATGGGCGAATCTACTTTTATGGTCGAGATGAATGAAACTGCTTCCATTTTGAATAATATTTCGGATAGAAGTTTGGTTTTGTTAGACGAAATCGGTCGCGGAACAAGTACGTATGACGGAATTTCTATAGCGTGGGCAATTGCTGAGTTTTTGCATGAAAATCCAGCCAGACCAAAAACGCTTTTCGCGACGCATTATCACGAATTGAATGAAATGAGTGAGTTGTTGCCAAGAATTAAAAATTATAACGTTTCGGTAAAAGAGTTAAAAGACACCGTTCTTTTTATTAGAAAACTGGTTGCCGGAGGAAGCGCACATAGTTTTGGTATCCATGTGGCAAAAATGGCCGGAATGCCGCAAACAGTCATTCAAAAAGCGCAAAAGCTTTTAAAGAAACTAGAAAAAAACCATTCCAGTGAATCGCTAAGTGGAATAAAGTCCGCCAAAGACGAAATGCAATTGAATATTTTCAATCTGGATGATCCTTTATTGGAAGAAATAAGAGAAGATATAATGAATTTAGATATCAATACTTTGACGCCAATTGAAGCTTTGATGAAACTAAATGAATTAAAACGGATGCTGCAGAAAAAATAA
- a CDS encoding RNA methyltransferase, which translates to MRKLENSELERKSVEDFKEAEKTPIIIILDDIRSLHNIGSVFRTADAFLIEKIYLCGITAIPPNKEIHKTALGATETVTWEYQENVLDVIENLKKEKVSVFAIEQVENAIFLQDFKVDKTKKYALVFGNEVYGVAQKAIELCDGTIEIPQLGTKHSLNISVSTGIVVWDLFQKMNY; encoded by the coding sequence ATGCGTAAGCTTGAAAATAGTGAGTTAGAAAGAAAATCAGTTGAGGATTTCAAAGAAGCCGAAAAAACACCAATAATAATTATATTAGATGACATCCGAAGTCTTCATAATATTGGTTCTGTATTTCGAACTGCCGATGCCTTCTTAATCGAAAAAATATATTTGTGTGGCATAACTGCAATTCCGCCCAACAAAGAAATCCACAAAACCGCACTTGGCGCCACTGAAACCGTTACCTGGGAATATCAGGAAAATGTTTTAGACGTAATTGAAAATCTGAAAAAAGAAAAGGTTTCCGTTTTTGCTATTGAACAAGTTGAAAATGCCATCTTTCTTCAGGATTTTAAAGTGGATAAAACTAAAAAATATGCCTTAGTTTTTGGCAATGAAGTGTATGGCGTTGCTCAAAAAGCCATTGAACTTTGCGACGGAACAATTGAAATTCCGCAGTTAGGAACAAAACATTCTTTAAATATTTCGGTGAGTACCGGAATTGTAG
- a CDS encoding DUF1573 domain-containing protein, with protein MKRIILLAAITVFGVATSNAQTAKKTAKKADTPAKVETPKVDGAGMLFENETIDYGTIPHNSDGKREFVFVNNGNKPLTIESTQGSCGCTVPSKPEGSIAPGAKGVIGVKYATDRVGPFTKTVTIKSNAAGQETKVVTIKGTVLPDAPADGATPTKS; from the coding sequence ATGAAAAGAATTATCTTATTAGCTGCGATTACTGTTTTTGGTGTTGCAACTAGCAATGCTCAAACTGCAAAAAAAACTGCTAAGAAAGCTGACACTCCGGCTAAAGTTGAAACTCCAAAAGTTGACGGCGCTGGAATGCTTTTCGAAAACGAAACTATCGATTACGGAACAATTCCTCACAATTCTGATGGGAAAAGAGAATTTGTTTTTGTTAACAACGGAAACAAACCATTAACTATTGAAAGCACACAAGGTTCTTGTGGTTGTACAGTTCCTTCAAAACCAGAAGGTTCAATTGCTCCTGGAGCTAAAGGAGTTATTGGTGTAAAATATGCGACTGACAGAGTTGGTCCATTTACAAAAACGGTAACAATTAAATCAAATGCTGCCGGACAAGAAACAAAAGTAGTTACTATCAAAGGAACTGTTTTACCAGATGCTCCTGCTGACGGTGCTACTCCAACAAAAAGCTAA